A part of Fusarium oxysporum Fo47 chromosome III, complete sequence genomic DNA contains:
- a CDS encoding SMAD/FHA domain-containing protein: protein MASDEERESRPSRRRYEGEDNESRDDRRSKYTERDSGRRERRRSRDRRERRRSRTPESSRRRSRSRDRQRDTNREHRRRRSRDDKSSRRRRDDDDGGGDRRVAKRSPVRRTGPLPSQADSFAVTTGEAPEKPKEKPNFGSTGVLAAASNSVAQADGTTITLKYHEPSEARKPSPRDVWKLFIFKGQDIVDTIELSTRSCWLIGREMSVVDLPAEHPSISKQHAVIQFRYVEKRNEFGDKIGKVKPYLIDLESANGTMLNDSKIPDSRYLELRDKDMIQFGHSTREYVIMLAPRD from the coding sequence ATGGCGTCGGACGAAGAACGAGAAAGTAGGCCCAGCCGGAGGCGCTACGAGGGCGAGGACAACGAATCCAGAGATGATCGTCGATCAAAATATACAGAACGTGACTCTGGACGCCGAGAACGTCGTCGATCACGCGACCGACGCGAGCGAAGACGGTCCCGGACACCAGAATCTTCACGGCGGAGGTCACGAAGCCGAGACCGTCAACGAGACACAAACCGTGAACATAGACGTCGAAGATCACGAGACGATAAGAGTTCAAGGCGAAGAcgtgacgatgatgacgggGGAGGTGACAGACGGGTTGCAAAGCGAAGCCCCGTGAGGCGCACTGGCCCTTTACCATCTCAGGCAGACTCTTTCGCCGTTACCACCGGCGAGGCTCCCGAGAAACCCAAGGAAAAGCCCAACTTCGGATCCACGGGCGTCTTGGCGGCGGCATCGAATTCAGTGGCACAGGCGGACGGCACGACAATTACACTCAAGTATCACGAGCCCTCCGAGGCGCGTAAGCCCTCGCCACGCGATGTCTGGAAGTTGTTCATTTTCAAAGGCCAGGATATTGTCGACACGATAGAGCTCAGCACGAGGAGCTGCTGGCTCATCGGGCGAGAAATGTCAGTTGTGGACTTGCCCGCGGAGCATCCGAGCATCAGCAAGCAACACGCCGTGATTCAATTTCGCtatgttgagaagaggaacgAGTTTGGCGACAAAATTGGCAAAGTCAAGCCGTACCTTATTGATCTGGAAAGTGCCAATGGAACGATGTTGAATGATAGCAAGATCCCAGATAGCAGATATTTGGAGCTCAGGGATAAGGATATGATCCAATTCGGGCACAGCACGAGAGAGTATGTGATAATGCTTGCTCCACGAGATTGA
- a CDS encoding chaperonin 10-like protein yields MRVKWGGMRQRWPLFSHLIPLSLFLRSTVLLEPFFSSNHRSIFELHPITMCSLAASQPLTHDATPVVDELKVKLNGYPSDPQTLKAPLPNPSLQVTADHNLKRVDAPVYAPKSGEVLLHIKATGICGSDVHFWKTGCIGSLVFEGDCIIGHEAAGVVIRVGEDVTDLKPGDRVAVEPGVPCGHCFLCKDGRYNLCEDVQFSGVYPYAGTLQRYKVHPAKWLHKLPDSVSFAEGALLEPLSVVLHGINSAPITLGTPAVICGAGPIGLLALAAARASGAHPLVITDVEPKRLAFAKDFVPTAITYQVDISKSNEQNGKAVRKLFGETEYAQPRVVFECTGIESSVCSAAYMVRRGGVLMVVGVGRSIMNNLPFMHLSLAEIQLRFINRYKDTWPAGIACIEGGLIDAKKLVSHVFPLEQALEGLTLSADPKNGCIKVQIVDETETTYF; encoded by the exons ATGCGAGTAAAATGGGGTGGAATGAGACAAAGATGGCCTTTATTTTCTCACTTGATACCTCTTTCACTCTTTCTTCGTTCCACAGTCCTCCTTGAacctttcttctcctcaaacCATCGATCAATCTTCGAGCTACATCCCATCACGATGTGTTCGCTGGCAGCCTCACAACCCCTCACCCATGATGCAACACCAGTAgttgatgagctcaaggtcaagctcaACGGCTATCCTAGCGATCCTCAAACTCTCAAGGCTCCCCTACCGAACCCATCCTTACAGGTCACGGCAGATCACAACTTGAAAAGAGTCGATGCGCCTGTGTATGCACCCAAGTCTGGCGAGGTTCTTCTTCACATCAAGGCCACTGGTATTTGCGG TTCTGATGTTCATTTTTGGAAAACAGGATGTATAGGTTCCCTTGTATTTGAGGGTGATTGTATCATTGGACATGAGGCCGCTGGTGTTGTGATTCGTGTTGGTGAGGATGTTACAGATCTCAAACCTG GCGACCGAGTGGCTGTTGAGCCTGGAGTTCCTTGCGGTCATTGCTTTCTGTGTAAAGACGGCCGATACAATCTCTGTGAAGATGTACAGTTCTCCGGGGTCTACCCTTATGCAGGAACTCTGCAGCGATACAAGGTTCATCCTGCCAAATGGCTTCATAA ACTTCCCGATAGTGTCTCTTTCGCCGAGGGAGCCCTTCTCGAGCCCCTGAGCGTCGTCCTCCACGGCATAAACTCAGCCCCAATCACCCTCGGAACGCCTGCTGTGATCTGTGGTGCTGGTCCTATTGGCCTTCTTGCTCTCGCCGCCGCGCGAGCTTCTGGAGCCCATCCCCTCGTCATCACGGATGTCGAACCCAAACGACTGGCTTTTGCAAAGGATTTCGTTCCCACAGCTATTACGTATCAAGTTGACATTAGCAAGAGCAACGAGCAGAATGGTAAGGCTGTGAGGAAGCTGTTCGGTGAGACAGAGTATGCTCAGCCTAGGGTTGTGTTTGAGTGTACCGGTATCGAAAGCAGTGTATGCTCCGCTGCGTATATGGTACGCCGTGGAGGTGTTCTCATGGTTGTCGGTGTTGGCAGGTCGATTATGAACAATCTGCCTTTCATGCATTTGTCTCTTGCTGAG ATTCAACTTCGATTCATCAACAGATACAAGGATACCTGGCCCGCAGGTATTGCGTGTATTGAGGGGGGCTTAATAGATGCGAAGAAGTTGGTATCGCATGTTTTTCCTCTGGAACAGGCTCTTGAGGGATTGACTTTATCGGCAGACCCTAAGAATGGGTGCATCAAGGTGCAAATTGTGGATGAGACCGAGACAACGTATTTTTAG
- a CDS encoding NADP-dependent oxidoreductase domain-containing protein: MAPSTVKLASGHEMPLVGFGLWKVPADQAAETVYNAIKSGYRLFDGAYDYQNEKEAGQGIQRAIKEGLVKREGIFITTKLWNNYHAKEHALAFAKSQNEAWGLGYIDLYLIHFPVALEYIEPEKRRYPAWWMDDQGTVKPANVPIRETWEALEEVVDQGIAKSIGVSNFQAQSLYDVQRYTRHPISSLQVEHHPYLVQPDLIAMAQENNIAVTAYSSFGPQSFKELPGIFSKRAHGAEPLLESSLIKGIAGKYGKTPAQVLLRWATQRNVAVIPKSNNPSRLAQNLDVVSFDLSQEEIESISALDRGLRFNDPGFYLPNFPLRIFA; this comes from the exons ATGGCTCCCTCTACCGTCAAGCTCGCATCTGGCCACGAAATGCCCTTGGTTGGCTTTGGCCTCTGGAAAGTTCCCGCCGACCAAGCAGCTGAGACAGTCTACAAT GCCATCAAGTCCGGATACAGACTCTTCGACGGAGCATACGATTACCAAAACGAAAAGGAAGCGGGCCAAGGTATCCAGCGCGCTATCAAGGAGGGACTTGTGAAGCGTGAGGGTATCTTTATCACCACGAAGCTTTGGAATAACTACCACGCGAAAGAACATGCCCTTGCTTTTGCCAAGTCCCAGAATGAGGCGTGGGGTCTTGGATATATCGATCTGTATCTCATTCACTTCCCGGTTGCCCTCGAGTATATTGAGCCCGAGAAGCGGCGCTATCCT GCCTGGTGGATGGATGATCAGGGTACTGTCAAGCCGGCTAACGTCCCCATCCGCGAGACATGGGAGGCGCTCGAGGAAGTTGTCGACCAAGGTATCGCCAAGTCCATCGGCGTGTCGAACTTCCAAGCCCAGTCCCTTTACGATGTGCAACGCTACACGCGTCACCCTATATCCTCTCTGCAGGTCGAACACCATCCCTACCTTGTCCAGCCAGACCTGATTGCCATGGCTCAAGAGAACAACATCGCTGTCACAGCCTACTCATCATTTGGGCCCCAGAGCTTCAAGGAGCTCCCCGGCATCTTTTCTAAGAGAGCTCACGGTGCCGAGCCACTTCTTGAGTCTAGTCTCATTAAGGGCATTGCTGGAAAATATGGTAAGACTCCTGCTCAGGTTCTGCTACGGTGGGCGACGCAGCGCAACGTTGCTGTCATTCCCAAGTCAAACAACCCCAGCCGCCTGGCGCAGAATCTGGATGTTGTGAGTTTTgacctttctcaagaagaaatTGAGAGCATCTCTGCTCTGGACCGCGGATTAAGGTTCAATGATCCTGGCTTTTATCTTCCTAACTTTCCTCTCCGTATCTTTGCTTAA
- a CDS encoding fungal-specific transcription factor domain-containing protein produces MASFMADNSSSPSNSWPLDQFVQDPGYLAYQEELRCLIFNTAQTAAPSREASPTLGSYGPTDEELAAQAQTKTALASGRRLEYLKNYVAQVAPWLDMFDSNGAFTVQVPVLARSCPALLYAVLALSARQMERKEARQHSFDSLELYQEAIRLLNPLLQARDLTIIPICVILCCLEMMSASPQDWRRHLEGCAALFDSFDVNGFSGGLLQAVFWCYARMDLCGALISDGTQGTLVPLDKWLPPGSDPNSAADIFRDHRSPDMHANYSVYLCSKVCELVADRTHYVELGENNGCDSATFERRWLRLWHDLQSWLEDRPAEVVPVQFIESQPFPQILFVHWAGISSNQLYHTACTLLLGSKPREVKLDVGPTGSSIWHAKCICGISLTNPHQGCLNNAIQPLWIAGRLLSHKSEHLLLSKLILSIEAMTGWATNWRIADLEHAWGYKVR; encoded by the exons ATGGCGTCTTTCATGGCAGACAATTCTTCATCGCCCTCCAATAGCTGGCCCCTGGATCAGTTTGTCCAAGATCCTGGATATCTCGCATACCAGGAAGAACTTCGAtgcctcatcttcaacacagCTCAGACTGCAGCACCATCCCGCGAAGCTTCACCTACACTTGGAAGCTATGGGCCAACTGATGAAGAACTGGCAGCTCAGGCTCAGACAAAGACAGCCCTTGCTTCCGGACGACGACTTGAATACCTCAAGAACTATGTCGCCCAAGTAGCTCCCTGG CTCGATATGTTTGATAGTAACGGGGCATTCACTGTTCAAGTACCAGTTCTTGCTCGTAGTTGCCCGGCTCTTCTGTATGCAGTACTCGCCTTGTCCGCTCGCCAGATGGAGCGTAAAGAGGCCAGGCAGCATTCATTCGACAGCCTAGAACTCTACCAAGAAGCTATTCGTCTCCTTAACCCCTTACTTCAAGCCCGAGACCTCACTATAATCCCGATATGCGTCATTCTCTGCTGTCTAGAAATGATGTCCGCAAGTCCACAAGACTGGCGCCGTCACCTCGAAGGGTGTGCTGCCCTCTTCGATTCGTTTGATGTCAACGGTTTCAGTGGCGGCCTCCTTCAAGCTGTCTTTTGGTGTTATGCAAGAATGG ATCTATGTGGTGCGCTCATTTCTGATGGAACTCAAGGCACATTGGTACCACTGGACAAATGGCTACCTCCTGGCTCAGATCCAAACTCCGCCGCTGATATCTTTAGAGACCACCGCTCACCAGATATGCACGCCAATTACTCAGTATATCTCTGCTCTAAAGTCTGTGAGCTCGTTGCTGACCGAACTCACTATGTCGAGCTTGGGGAGAACAATGGTTGCGATTCTGCAACTTTTGAAAGACGATGGCTACGACTCTGGCACGATCTTCAATCTTGGTTGGAGGATCGACCGGCAGAAGTAGTTCCTGTCCAATTCATTGAAAGCCAACCATTCCCTCAGATTCTCTTTGTTCATTGGGCTGGGATCTCATCTAATCAGCTTTACCACACAGCCTGTACACTGTTGCTAGGGTCGAAACCTCGGGAGGTCAAGCTTGACGTGGGACCGACAGGATCTTCCATCTGGCATGCTAAATGTATATGCGGCATTTCCTTGACCAACCCCCATCAAGGCTGCCTCAATAATGCCATCCAGCCACTTTGGATTGCAGGGAGACTTCTCAGTCACAAGTCGGAACACTTGCTTCTTTCCAAGTTAATTCTGAGCATAGAGGCGATGACGGGGTGGGCAACTAATTGGCGCATTGCCGACCTTGAACACGCATGGGGTTACAAGGTTAGATGA
- a CDS encoding uncharacterized protein (expressed protein), producing MSRPWPLVCASLSFLRSRFCLPSFLFLDKDDRPFPPKVQWPLFTLRLIHLIIVILYDMKSLVFTAVCSYTGLGAPFVPQDGRLTALLHT from the coding sequence ATGTCTCGACCCTGGCCATTAGTTTGCGCTTCTCTCAGCTTTTTGAGGTCTCGATTTTGTCTCCcttctttcctcttccttgacaAAGATGATCGACCATTCCCACCCAAGGTCCAGTGGCCACTGTTTACTCTTCGACTGATCCATCTCATTATTGTTATACTATATGACATGAAGTCACTTGTCTTCACAGCAGTATGTTCTTACACGGGTCTAGGAGCTCCATTCGTACCACAAGACGGACGACTCACAGCCTTGCTGCACACCTAA
- a CDS encoding erythromycin esterase-domain-containing protein, producing the protein MEVSSAEQLKSNVKPFKSIAQDVETVTKYFDSFGDCKVLLIGDASHGTSEFYSVRAEITKYMIQNHGFNIVAIEADWPDAESVDRYVRHRPGPGQATVETTQMSKRKGREPAFLRFPTWMWRNIEVRDFVEWMRSYNSDLKEEEAAGFYGLDLYSMGTSMKAVVDYLDTVDKDMAQVAKGRYSKLMHWADDPHEYGLESLAASFQGYEKDVIAMLKDILIKRIEYSAALDDGTEFHSGEQNARVVKDAEQYYKAMYRGRDETWNLRDTHMFETLTRLLEHRGRDSKAIVWAHNSHVGDARATSMGWSREELNLGQLCKERFGVQALSIGTGTNTGTVAAAQNWDGDMNGMELQQGLPGSYEELMHAAGIDNFVLDLRKGKCDERLREILNEKRLERFIGVLYRPETEKASHYSYAVLPEQFDGFIWFDKSKHVGTLEVHQPKSPREYHETWPFGL; encoded by the exons ATGGAAGTATCAAGCGCAGAACAACTCAAATCCAATGTTAAACCATTCAAATCAATCGCCCAAGACGTCGAGACAGTCACGAAGTACTTCGACAGCTTTGGGGATTGCAAAGTATTGCTTATAGGCGATGCGTCACACGGCACGTCGGAGTTTTACTCGGTTCGGGCAGAAATTACAAAGTATATGATACAAAACCACGGTTTCAATATCGTTGCTATTGAAGCAGACTGGCCTGATGCCGAGTCTGTTGATCGATATGTCAGGCACCGCCCAGGCCCTGGTCAAGCCACAGTAGAGACGACTCAGATGTCAaagaggaagggaagagaACCAGCGTTCTTGAGATTTCCCACTTGGATGTGGCGAAACATTGAAGTCCGCGACTTTGTGGAATGGATGCGGTCTTACAACTCTGacctcaaagaagaagaggcagcaGGATTTTACGGCCTGGATCTCTACTCGATGGGCACTTCGATGAAGGCAGTGGTTGACTACCTGGATACTGTTGACAAGGATATGGCACAAGTCGCGAAGGGGCGATACAGTAAACTGATGCACTGGGCAGATGATCCTCACGAATATGGCCTAGAGTCTCTGGCAGCTTCTTTTCAGGGGTATGAGAAAGACGTTATCGCGATGCTAAAGGATATCCTAATTAAACGCATTGAATACTCTGCAGCACTTGACGATGGCACGGAGTTCCATAGTGGAGAGCAGAATGCCAGAGTTGTCAAAG ATGCCGAACAATACTATAAAGCCATGTATCGCGGGCGAGACGAAACATGGAATCTTCGAGACACCCATATGTTCGAGACTCTTACGAGACTTTTGGAACATCGCGGTCGTGATTCCAAAGCCATTGTCTGGGCACATAACAGCCACGTCGGTGATGCCCGGGCTACCAGCATGGGATGGTCAAGAGAAGAACTCAACCTCGGGCAGCTCTGCAAGGAGAGATTTGGGGTCCAAGCTCTTAGTATTGGTACAGGCACAAATACCGGCACCGTGGCTGCAGCTCAGAACTGGGACGGCGACATGAACGGTATGGAGCTTCAGCAAGGGCTCCCGGGCAGCTACGAGGAGCTTATGCATGCTGCGGGCATTGACAACTTTGTCTTGGATCTCCGTAAAGGCAAATGCGATGAGAGGCTACGAGAAATACTGAACGAGAAAAGGCTGGAAAGATTTATTGGTGTGCTGTATAGGCCTGAAACGGAGAAGGCTTCGCATTACTCATATGCCGTCTTGCCAGAGCAGttcgatggcttcatctgGTTTGACAAGTCAAAACACGTTGGGACGTTGGAGGTTCATCAGCCCAAGTCACCTCGAGAGTACCATGAAACATGGCCGTTTGGATTATAA
- a CDS encoding mitosis protein DIM1-domain-containing protein, producing MGSVVLPHLNTGWHVDQAILSEEDRLVVIRFGRDWDPDCMRQDEVLYKIADKVRNFAVIYLCDIDQVPDFNQMYELYDPCSLMFFFRNKHMMIDLGTGDNNKIKWVLEDKQELIDIFETVYRGAKKGRGLVVSPKDYSTRHRY from the exons ATGGGCTCCGTCGTACTTCCCCATCTCAACACCGGCTGGCATGTGGACCAAGCCATTCTCTCAG AGGAAGATCGCCTCGTCGTCATTCGCTTCGGCCGCGATTGGGATCCCGATTGTATGCGCCAGGACGAAGTGCTGTACAAGATCGCCGACAAGGTGCGCAACTTCGCCGTGATTTACCTCTGCGACATCGACCAGGTTCCCGACTTCAACCAGATGTACGAGCTGTATGACCCGTGCTCCctcatgttcttcttccGAAACAAGCACATGATGATCGATCTGGGAACCGGTgacaacaacaagatcaagtgggttcttgaggataAGCAAGAGCTCATTGACATTTTTGAAACGGTGTATCGAGGTGCCAAGAAGGGACGTGGTTTGGTCGTCAGTCCCAAGGATTATTCTACCCGACACAGGTACTAG